Proteins encoded by one window of Crassostrea angulata isolate pt1a10 chromosome 9, ASM2561291v2, whole genome shotgun sequence:
- the LOC128163372 gene encoding uncharacterized protein LOC128163372, with protein MTGFSFVWIVVFIIYFFHYSKAQIDIYVTSIPIPLGTSYLSVRCIDYTYMGHTGYDLELILQFRQNQTNEWETIVKANRFGSFLTSNSTDIETHLLGNRMCDYYMFRCMIYAEISIHLKTCKDDPYPSFRCQIIDGTNTIDSSEEVQLEITGNPKYIDSPSIIFPLTSKVFELGEVLQLQCTGEKDFRTQTDTDIRWCKSVSGQYQVLSLQDTPQTQIVSQREDGCTYVQKSEIFYHITEEDNDLDIMCELEYIENSKICGKGRFNSTLRISTHLKGDGWTLSPIMIYNEDSMLNSQNITLEGIGNTVQLICVGSNTNQTDSIMEGMMWCIRKTNNTEWTPIVLQENKLETVINSSGKIRIYSKVTYQCGSGVISSNVSLQINPSESEGQYYLKQREIVEPERREAWLAVTLIISVTLLVVILVLATVLLKLAHRKGGLSLFGFVIKRESKQIVTGPNENNTNTEFNRDHSPEEISRDIYQIQHSSSTANESGNTYEMHFNPDKQPTYEEITKNAGRKEEYENLSF; from the exons ATGACCGGTTTTAGTTTTGTTTGGATTGTggttttcattatatatttttttcactactcaaaag CACAAATAGACATATACGTTACTAGTATACCAATCCCACTTGGAACATCATATTTGTCCGTCAGGTGCATAGATTATACATATATGGGGCATACTGGGTATGATCTTGAATTGATTCTTCAATTCCGCCAAAATCAAACCAATGAATGGGAAACAATTGTAAAGGCCAACAGATTCGGATCATTCCTTACAAGCAATAGTACAGACATTGAGACACACCTTCTAGGAAATAGAATGTGTGATTATTATATGTTTAGGTGCATGATATACGCCGAAATATCAATACACTTGAAAACATGTAAAGATGACCCATATCCTAGCTTTCGATGCCAAATTATTGATGGAACAAACACAATTGATAGCTCGGAGGAAGTTCAGCTAGAAATTACAG gtaACCCAAAATATATTGATTCCCCATCAATTATTTTTCCGTTGACTTCAAAAGTTTTCGAACTTGGAGAAGTGTTGCAGCTTCAATGTACAGGAGAAAAGGACTTCAGAACCCAAACAGACACA gaCATAAGATGGTGTAAGTCTGTATCAGGACAGTATCAGGTCTTATCGTTACAAGACACTCCTCAAACTCAAATTGTATCCCAAAGAGAAGATGGCTGTACCTATGTACAAAAATCGGAAATCTTCTATCACATAACAGAGGAAGACAATGATTTGGACATTATGTGTGAGTTGGAATACATTGAAAACAGTAAAATATGTGGCAAAGGAAGATTCAACTCAACACTTCGAATCTCAACTCATTTGAAAg GAGACGGATGGACACTATCTCCCATTATGATTTACAACGAAGACTCGATGCTTAATTCACAAAACATAACTTTGGAAGGTATAGGAAATACTGTACAGCTTATCTGCGTAGGGTCAAATACAAACCAGACCGATTCCATTATG GAAGGAATGATGTGGTGCATAAGGAAGACAAATAATACCGAATGGACACCAATTGTTCTTCAAGAAAACAAACTAGAGACAGTGATAAACTCTAGCGGAAAAATAAGAATTTACAGTAAAGTCACGTATCAATGTGGAAGTGGGGTGATATCTTCTAATGTCTCCCTGCAAATAAATCCCAGCGAATCGGAAG gtCAGTATTATCTGAAACAAAGAGAAATAGTTGAACCCGAAAGAAGAGAAGCATGGCTGGCAGTGACATTGATTATCTCTGTGACACTATTGGTAGTCATCCTGGTCCTCGCCACAGTTCTTCTAAAACTTGCACACAGGAAAGGCGGACTGTCCCTGTTTG GATTTGTAATCAAAAGGGAAAG caAGCAAATTGTCACCGGACCAAACGAAAACAATACTAATACAG AATTTAACAGAGATCATTCGCCTGAAGAGATATCAAG gGATATTTACCAGATTCAACACAGTAGCTCGACTGCTAATGAAAGTGGCAATACATATGAAATGCATTTTAACCCAGATAAACA acCTACTTACGAGGAAATTACCAAAAACGCCGGCCGTAAGGAAGAATACGAAAATTTGTCcttttag